A region from the Chrysoperla carnea chromosome 4, inChrCarn1.1, whole genome shotgun sequence genome encodes:
- the LOC123297928 gene encoding uncharacterized protein LOC123297928: MCKFAIETTTKKEIVIISVNKNITTLTTTVAPEHFEPIQNNSKFLTISLPVFFVVLLFVIIYWCLVHNKRLCQYCFPKGGQRKHEYVAGKCICHARETCKKRTPCCAQLKEVIVSGFKWSTCTKKPEGTCLVKHLTIEEMAEKKWREKAKEDPCNTETSEIGQPELICECNREIRKIPEEPCKRTAEVKCQNEEEKLEDAFSEESTDMITSTTQSESSG; the protein is encoded by the exons ATGTGTAAGTTTGCTATAGAAACAACTACAAAGaaagaaattgtaataatatctGTGAATAAAAATATCACCACCTTGACCACAACAGTCGCACCTGAACACTTTGAGCCAATTCAGAACAATAGCAAGTTTTTAACCATATCATTACCAGTATTTTTTG ttGTATTATTATTCGTAATAATATATTGGTGTTTAGTGCATAACAAACGATTATGTCAATATTGTTTTCCAAAAGGTGGACAAAGGAAGCATGAGTATGTTGCCGGGAAGTGTATTTGTCATGCACGAGAAACTTGTAAAAAAAGAACACCGTGTTGTGCTCAACTCAAAGAAGTCATAGTAAGTGGATTTAAGTGGAGCACATGTACAAAGAAACCGGAAGGAACGTGTTTGGTTAAACACTTAACTATTGAGGAAATGGCAG AAAAAAAGTGGAGAGAAAAAGCAAAAGAAGACCCGTGTAATACTGAAACATCCGAAATAGGACAACCAGAACTCATATGTGAATGTAACAGAGAAATACGGAAGATACCCGAAGAACCATGTAAAAGGACCGCCGAAGTAAAATGTCAAAATGAAGAAGAAAAACTGGAGGACGCATTCAGTGAAGAGAGCACTGATATGATTACTTCAACCACACAGTCTGAATCTTCAGGATAA